TTCCGTAGGTCAACTTGTTTACCGCCTCGATGTTTGTTTCTGCGTGCTCAGTTTGTTCCAACTCGCTGATGGAATAGAACAAACATTCGGCAAGATGGTCAGCGTCCATGACGGAGAGCTTGCCGCCATCCTTGAGATAGTGCGAGGCCATCCGCAACATTGGATTAGACGGTCGGAGAAGCTCTGCCTGGTCACGAGGTTTGGGGTGAAATGCAGCAGCTGCAGCTGCAGCATAGGCTTGTTCGACACTGGCAGATACCATAGCATCATCATTGTTATCATCATCAAGGTGGTTAGGATCAGCGATTCGGAGATCGGCCCCAGACGCCTGCAGTCGCTGCATGGCTTGGTCCGGCGAGAGGTGTGTGGCGCAGCGGGTGCACAGGAAGGAGACAAGGCCATAGAAGGATCTGACTGCAATTCGAAAAAGGCCTCCTGTGCTGATTGCCTCTAGGTCAACCTTCTTGGTTAGAGGGTAGGCTTGGCTGTACCAGATTGTATTGAGGATGATGTTGGAGACAGGGTCCAGTGGACCATAGCAGTGGCCGGCCTGGAGCAGGCTGTGGTGGTATTGAGAGCGCAGCTTCTCCTTGGGCAGCCGGGCTAGTGCCTGCAGGTAGTATCCATGGATGGTGGCGAGCAGCATTCGCCTCATAGTGGACCGCTCAGGAAATCCCATCACCTCCCCGAAGAGGTCAGGACTGAGCTTGAGTAGACGACAAGAGGCAAGATCCCATGATTTCTCAAGGCTGAAATCTGATGGCTGATGTTTCTTGAGCAGAATATCTATGATTTCAGCGGACTGGAAACGATCGAAAGTTACACATGGGCCTGATAGCACGGTGGCGACACTCCCAAGAAAATGTGAAAGCAGCTTCCAAGCTGACGCAAACTGCTTCGGGCACGGGTGCTGGGCGGCAGCTGCAGCACATCTAAGGGCCAGTTCCACGGCGGCGGCAGTGGTGTCGGATTTAAACCCGAAACTCTGCTCCATCCCCCGGTGCTGGATGATGAGGCGGGCGGCAACAAGGGGATCCAACTCTTCTTTGTTGAGGTACCACATAGCCTTGGGCTCAGTGAGGTAGGGGAAGAGGGCGGCCAGGAAGGCTACGAGGCCGTTGAGCGACCGCTGGTGCATGTCCCCGATCACATCTGTTTTTCTCCGCTTCGGGAAAGATGCTGCGGGGACGGGTTCATTGTCAGGGTCATCCACGCTCATGGCACCGGCGATCGAGACGCCGGCGACGATGTTGGAGATGGGATATAGGAGCCCGAAGCAGAAGCCGGCGTCGAAGACCCCCCGGAGGAGCTTCACCCGCCCGTAGCAGCTCTCAATCTTGGCAAGGAGGGCCCATCTAAGCTTGTCCCTCTCCTCTTTTCTGACAACTCCTTCGTCCCTGAGGGTCCGCGGCCCGTAGATCTGTGGCTCGCTGATGCTGATGCGGCTGAAGCTGCTGCTGGTCCTGGCGATCGTGGCTGGATCCATGGACTGGAACTAGAACTTGATCCGATCGTCGGCCGTAGATCCGTGGCTACTGGTCCTCACGCTAGCAGTGGCGGACCTAGGGTTTTAAAACAGGGCGGTCCACCTAAAAAAAATTGGCAACAAATATGACATATGCCAACGTCCTAAAGTTTGATTTTAGGAAACATGCCAGCATTCTATTTAATTTACCAATAGCACATAGAAATAGATCAATAGGGTCTTACAGACATACTAAAATTGTAAATTTTGCATAAGAGAAGTCTACATAATATATACCTTGAGAAATTCGAAGAAGGCTATGTGGCATTGTTAATTTGTTAGAGTGGCAAACAATCAGATAGATCATTATTATGTCACTGATCAGGTGTTCATGTACTGGATAGCAAAATTATTTGTATGTGTTCACAGGACTGTGTGTTCATGTACTAGTACTAGATAGCAAGTCTGATTGTTTAGTTAAGGCAATATACTTGACTCCTCCACCTTATTGATGAAGTCGACAACAAACAGCAATCCCTAAATCAGAAATTGAGAATGGGCAGTGCCGCAGTGAACAGTTTACCTCTCAAGTCCACAGATAGGCCTAAAGGCTGGCCGCCGGGCAGGTTTACAGCCTTGCTGCCAGCCGAGTGCCGGAGCCGGCGGAGAGCAGACTGGGcggcaggcggcgggcggcggcttgtagggggggggggggggggggcggtggcgcTGAGCGCCGGGCGGGCGTGGCGTGCAGGGGCAGCTCCTTGGCGTCTAGCGACGAAAAGGCAggcagcgacgggcggcggcgtTCGCCGAGGCAGGCGGTGAGCCGGCAAAAAAAGGAGCCGAGCGgccgaggtcggggacgagcagGGGAATAGAGAGGAAACGCGCAGCCAGGGTTCGGCCCCCGCATTAACTTTGGGCCGGCCCATATGCGGGGCTGTGCTcctctattattattatttttttggttctatttgtgtttttttttctgtttctgttttccttGCTTCTTTAAAATATGttcggatttgaaaaaaagttctgAATTTCAAAGAATGTTCACAAATTTCATGAATGTTCccgaatttaaaaaaatgttcatgaattctaaAATATTTGCGAATTTGAAAATGTTCCaaatttaaaaatatgttcattGCTTGTGCTAAACCGCAGGAAGTTCGGGTCAGTTTGGTCCATGATGCGAGTTGAGTTGAAAGGACAAAAGATGAAAGAACAAACAACTGTCTTGGTCGGCTTGGGCCTCCCATGTGCAAACATTTTTTGTGGTTGTATTAAGTTAAAAGTGAATTTTAGTTTTTATCCCCAGTTTCATGTTTGTGATAGTAAAATACCCTATTTAGCAATTTtcatatctctactcctataaaattctcagttggtgatgatggtgtgtctgccattcaTCATTTCTGACCAATAGATCTgtatctaacgactgtgaggtaagttgtggcctttttgcaacaatagcccacttctctactccaatttgtagaaaacgccttagtatcttgaaaccaaccacacccgttccctcacctcatcaaaacagcccgagtATATTTTTAGTGGAAAATTATTATTCTACTTCGAATCTATTGCAACACACGGGCCAATTGCTAGTTCTTACTCAATTTAATCAAACTTGTGCCACAAATAATCCCATTTTATTTGTTTCCATGTATTTGTCTAACTGTGCATGCCATTTCAACGGGTTAGTTTTTTCTGGGTTTTCGTCTGGTTTACTTACACTGAACAGGACCAGCCCAACTAGTCGTTTGTTTTATGTTGTGGTGGGTATGGTGGGTCATTAGGAGAGAAGGGGGGATGGTTAAAACTTATCCAAGTAAAGTACTTAAGGGCCCAACCATTACTTGCTTATTCTCGTACGAAGGGATCTTAGTTCTGGAGGTCCCCCAATGGATCAAGCAAGAGATCCGTCTGGGTTGTCCTCCATTGGCAATGGGGAGGGGACCCTTTTCTGGCTAGACCGTGGCTAGATGGAGCCTTGTTATGTAGGGGGTTCCTCAATTGTTTGCCATCTACCCGAACCTAATGGTGTTGGTCTCCACGGCTGCCCACAATGGCCATTGGAACGTCTTGTTTCGACGATCATTTGGGCAGGTGGAGACCATAGAGTGGGCTAGCTTGTGGGCTGCCCTCCCGCCGGTGCTCACGGGTTATCCAAGACACCGCCTCATGACATTTGGAACCTTCAGGTGTTTTCTCGGTCGGCTCGGCCTATAATGCCCTGTGCCGAAGATCAATTACTGTGTGGGCCACGCCTCTATGGAAAGCGACCTTGCCCTTGAAGATCAAGATTTTTGCATGAAAATTGCTGAGGGACCCACTTCCCATCTGGGACGGAGGTGATTAAGTGACACGGCCCCTGGGAACGGTTTGTGCCCTCTTTGCGGTGTCCTGGAGACAGGGACTCACATCCTCTTCTCCTACATGGCGGCAAGACTTTTGTCGTGCTTTGTCCGTTAGGCTCCTGGGCCTGCATGGGAGGCCCCGGATCTGGCCGTGTTCCTTCACACCCGTGCCAACCAGCATGGGAGGAGGAGACGCCTCTTCTGGCTGGTGCTTGTGGTGTTAGCGTCGACCTTGTGGATGATGCAAAATAAGATGGTGATTGAGCGGGTCTTTCTTTCGACGGGCCTAAGATTCAATCTTGAAATTCCTTGCCTGGGCCATATGATTGATGCGCCGACTACTAACACACGGCGTATTGCCTCTCCGCATGTCTCCTGAGACTGTGGTCACTTGctggcctttttttttcttctttctttcatgattttttgggTGTGTTTCTGCTGATACCCAAACAGTCTATTTTACTCTACTATATTTGAACCTTGTATGGGACGTGATGGTGGGTTTATTTATAAAGTGGGGTGAAAGCCTATTTCAAAAAATACAAGCAACTTAAATAAGTTAGCCATTGCTAATGGCATCGTTTTGTTTTCTATGTGGTGCATACTATTTGGTTGTGGTGTCGAGTTACTAAATTGGGCCATCTATTTTCACTAGATAGTAAAAAAGTAAATATACACTTGGCTATTAATCGGAACCTTTACTAATTTGAGTGAATGGTCGGCTGTTTTTCTTtcttggggtggggtggggggctcATATTTTAGGGATTAATCTTTTTTGGATCTGCTAGTTAATCCCGTAAAACGAAAAGTTTCTCCTTACATATGACTTTAGAAGCATCTGCTACTGCTGGAGACAATAGGCGCGCTAAACAAGCGTCGCGCCACAAATTTAGCCAGTTTAACGCGCGCGCAACCCGGCGGGTGGCTCCAACGGGCACGCAATAACCGCGCGCGCGGTATAAGGAGTTGGGCGCGCGGTGTATTTGGGGCGCCCGCTTCCGcacgcggcacactcgagcgctcgcacTGTACTCTCTTCTCCGCCTTCTACGCCcggcgcgcgccggcgccggcgaactgcaccccatggacgcacgcgccggcaccccgctcaccccatcctatagccgcgacccctccaccgccgccgccgccgccgcaaaccctagcccgggtggcgttggcctcgcctccgccggagctcctccgaccatcggcctcgcgcgcggcctcttcatgccgccgcggatgacctcggcggcgggtggcatcgcgccggcgccggcccgagccgccgccccctcctcaaagctccccaatgcggcgcgaccaaagaagggcaagacatcagcgaagaaaaacaaggcggcggacggctccggcacctcgaaggcgagaggaagaagattgcagggcgtgcgacgggcgcggcggctaccgaagcgccggcgagctcactcgttgagccggcaGCCGACGCGCACaacatgttcgacgaaatgcccccaaggtAAACAAATTCCAACTTTTcattttgttgttgttattttttcaatgcattcacatatagatagcttatttgcattgttcaaaaaactttgtagtctcaatgatgatgcatacatgtcaacgatgggtgttggctccaacaattcgcattggtctcaaaccaatgacatgcatttcgaagaccatgagttcgaggtgggcgaggagggtgagggcattgtcgacgcaccGAAAGGAAGAGCAGGCAATTACACCAACGTCGatgacatcttactatgcaatacttggttgcaagtgtcgagggatccatccattggaggtgatcaaagtagagatgcttattgggggcggatgaaagaacactttgatgTTCACAActtgagtggaattgaccgctccgagagatcacttcggccccgatggtcgacaatcaactcggattgtcaaaggtgggcggcctgtcaaaaggcggttgacaagttgaacccaagtggcacaaatgaggacgatagagtaagtggcatttcatacatgttcatcatacttgttgttggtgctaacttgctttgttttcatgtagtacaacattgcgcaaaacttgttcaaagaagaggagaggacaaccaagaaggggaagatcaagaaaggaagggtcTTTACCTTGCCCCATTGCTATAACatgttgaaggatgatgagaaatggaagaagcgtgaagatttggatgatttgcatttgagcaacaaacgcaagcgaacaattaagttggatgatgatgaggaggaggatgatgcatcaagtgatgacggcaagagaagccccacacccaactcggtttcatactcgaagccaaagcgaccggatgggtgcaagaaagacaaaatcgaaaagaagaagaggaaaggagatgatgagctaaaaaatgctatggaagctattgtgaaggcaagaaaaggagccaacgaggtgaggaaaatggcaaggaaccaagatgccgaggagaggaggttggcggccgaggagaggagggtggcggccgaggagaggaaggtggctttggaggagaggaaggtgagcaatgaggagcgaactagattgttggaatgggagaagcactagttcttcttggacacatctaacctcaatgcggcgcaaaaggagtatgtcaatcttgcccgtgaagaagtcttgatccaaaaaagagccatggttcgtgccatgggtggcggtggcctcggcgccatgggtggcatgggtggcttcggagctaccGTGGGCGGTGCAATGGGAGGCATTGCTGGCTTTGGAGCACCCCCCGACGCTATGGCCACCATGGaaggcatgagttttgcttctctcatgggaggcatgggtgcacctccggccgccatgggcggaatgtctttcgatgtgcctcctcgcacacattcccatgaagatgtcgttgaagatcttgccaacaccgtcggagcttcacgtgatgcggtgcgcgatgaggagagtgaggaagattcatcttcggaggcggaagaatcgtcttccgaagatgaggacgaggacgaagacgaggacgaggaatgatgtgtctttcatttgtgtattgaacttgatttgcattttgaacttggttggatgaacttgtgggcatgattttgaacttgtggACATGAACTTttcttcatcaacttgtttgtgtgaaattttatatgtcatgttcattgcattttgaatgtttcaacttcattttgtgttcaaaatgccatATATGCAATGCCCCGGTGAGTCACGCGCGCTGCATTTtttgcgcgctgcattttagcgcggctacTGGAGCCAGCGttgcgcgccgcgccaaaccaggcgatgggcgcgcggcaaagcaattttttgcgcgcggcgcgttcggcgcctgttggagatgctctaacatccaGTCATTGATGTGGTGCAAACCCATTCATGCACATACAAAGTGAGTCCAACAGCATACATAATAGCTAGCAGTTCCATCTTAAATTTGTTAGGACAACTTTTCAAAATTGCCATGAGACCTATACATATAAAAACGTTTAAGAAACATCACCTGATCCACAACACAAAGTTGATGGCTACGATTAAGATAACCCTGATTCGACACATAACTGCTCTCACCGGTCTGCCGTCGCCCCGAGTGCATTTGTCAGCTCTAGCAGTGTCCGCAACTGCTATGATTCCCAAATAATTATGGAATGATCCACATCGATAATGATACTCTGGAGTAGTAGTACATGTGTTATTAGCTAAAAAAGAGAGCAGCCTGGACTCTGGATCGTGCTACGAGCGACGTCATGGATGATCAGTACATGTTGATCACCGGGGCAATCATGGCAGCACCGATGCGCTCTGCCGCGAGCAGCACCCCGCTGCCATCTTCAGAAATCAGAAGTATCCTCTGAATATCCCTGACACGACAGACCAAATCCAAATCGATAATTGAGCGGAGCCAGAAAGTGGCATGCCACATTGCCACTGGCCTCTGCCCACTGTTCAACATGGCTGCTGGTGCGATCCTCTGACGCCGTGGTACCTCGTCGGTGGTGGGGCTGTGTCTAGTCTACCACGGTGGTGATCGAACGACGGACCGGGCGTCGCGGGTGGAGCCGTCGGGGAAAAAGTACGTGCGGCTCGCTCGACTTTCAGGTCGCGCGCCCTGCTTCTTCACGTGCTGGATCCCTATCCTCGCCACGGCCCGTGTCCTCTTCCCCCTGTCCGCGCGTGCATGCATCATGTCGCCATGACGGTCGACGGATCCATCGGTCGAGCACCCGAGGTCCTCTCGTTGTCCATCTCGCTTTTGCTCCCCGAGCCCGTGAGCTTTCCCGGTCGATCGACATCACGCGTCCGGGTCCGGCCCTTCCAGACCTACCTGCTACGGGTAGCAGCTAGAGTAGATATGGAGTGGCTTTTGCGGTGGCGTGGACGCTGCGGTGAAAGAAGACTAGCTCGTCCGTCCGCTCATGGCACCATGATTGGCACTGATTGATCCATGAGCTTAATCTGATTCCTAATGCGTCGGGGAAGGGGGCAGCGTCGTCTACTACGTACACGCTTTTCTCCCGAAAGCCGGAAAGCGGTCGAGCTTGCGGGCGTTGTACAGTGTTTTTTGTATTTTCGTCTTCCCTTGTGCGAGAGGTTGGTTGGTCTACTGTTTGAGTTTTGTATGGCCCGATCTTTTGTTGGAAACTTTGAGGAAGATTTTATTGGAAGCAAAGGTAGAGGGTTTTGTAGTAAATATATATGACTTGAGAGTGCAGGGATTCAGGAGTGCGTGACACCGATGCCGCCCGCATTTGGAACGGCAAAACTAAACTAGTCTGGAAGGGCTCGGGATGCTTTTGCTCCGGGAAAGATCGATCGATCGGGGATGCACACAATACGATGCGACGCGGTTACACCTACCGCCGGCCATGCAAAAGTTGCAGTCGCGCTGACAAGAAGCATGCGTCCGTCCACCATGGCCGCTCGCTTCCAGAAGAAACCCGAGGCAGGTGCGTGAGGTCAACGTACGGACCCGGCCCCAAGCCCCCAAAGAAGGAAATCACTAGTTGAGTATAACAATGGAGCAAAGCCAATAAACTTAGCCCCTACCACCTGCTCAGAAAACGTGGCTCACCTTACGACTTACGTTGTACATGCCCTCAGCCAGAGATAGAGAATCGTTTGCTCAGTACGGTATGGGCCGGCCGCCTCTGTTCAGTCAGTGGTCACGGTCCTTTCCGGTCAGTGATTAGTCAGCGACCACACTTACAAAATTACACAGTGAGATCATCACCATCCATAAAACATAGTATAATTACCAGCCATCTAATCCCCACACGAACCACTACTCCACACTCTAGCGTGACCGTGTCAACGTCGTATCACAAACCACTCGATCTCCACGCAAATACGAAAAGTTGGTACGGATCAACACGCGCGCAGCCGGCCACTCGACGTACGACAAGTGTCCCAGTATGTACGTACAGCAGCGTACGGTTCTCGATCTGTATCGCGCGCGTATGACGCAACGGCTCGATCGCCCGTGATCAGGAAAAGGCGAGGCGATCGCCGCACCTGACACTATGCCCGAGCAGGGAGTGGATCGGGCTCGGTCGGCTCGGCATTCATTTCGCGGCTCGTGGAAGTGGTTGGAGCCGCCGAAAAGACCCGGCACGCCCGGGGGCCGCCCGCCACCGCTGTCCATCCATCGGCCAAACTGTAGTGCCAGCGCCATGTTTCGATTCTTTTTTcccttgcttcttcttcttcttgtagcaAACGTGTACGTGTTCCATGCGGGCGGTGCATCAGAGTGTCTACTCGGACATACTCTCAAACGCACGCAGACGCTATCGGACACGTCTACAGACATAGACCGGTCACACCATATATTTGATGCTATGCATTCGAATACCTTATATTTCACCTTTAAATCCATACGAATCATGCAAAAGATTTTCTATGTAGTACGAATACCTTATATTTCACCTTTAAATCCATACGAATCATGCAAAAGATTTTCTATGTAGTACATACACCACGACGCACGTGCACTACTTGAATATATGAACCATGTAAAAGATTTTCTACATGTCGAGTTAGTTAATTAGTCTAAACAAAGTTTCGTTATCGAAGATGTCCACGACGTACGTGTCGGGCGTCGAGTAGATGGGTGCGTAGGAGGGCTCCGGCTGCTCCTCCTCATCCATAAGAGCAACTTCAatagggcgacccatttcgtccccccgcgtccgtttgggtcggcgcggacaaaagtgacagcccaacgcgccgacccaaactcaaATCGTGTCCGCCCGACGTCCGCACCGACCCATTTTCGTCCCAAAATTGCACCTGGAATGCGCCGGCGCAGATGCGCCACGCgtctcctcgccgtccgccgcgtCCCACCTGGCGGCCGTCCAACTACGACGGTCAACATTATTTATGACGACCGCCCACCCTGGGCCCACGCCTCAGCGACGGTGGTCGTCCTTTTATAAGCCGGGCGTACGGCGGGGCCATCCTCATCCAGTGCCACTCGCACCTCGTCCCCATCTGGCCACCCCTGCCCCACGACGGCGACACCGCCAGCATGGGCTTCTTCTCCAACATCGGCAGCAGCCgcaagggcaaggcccccgcccGCCATTCCCccgccctccccgcgccgccgcgcgctCCCCGGCAGAGGCCGCGCATCAATGTGCCGGTGCACCAGGCCGAGTGGCACTGGCACCACCGCGTGCCTCTGCCGTACCCCGACGCGACGCTGCCGCATGACTGGCATCTGGATCCGGAGAGGATCCTAGTGCCGGTGGCGCCGCGGACGGCGAGGGCCcatgcggaggaggtgcggcgccggcgcgCGTTGCTGAAGCCGGAGCAGCGCGCCGAACCGCACTACGCCAgcgactcgcccaactgggctcgatggttcgcctttgagcacgaggaggcgaggcgacgcggcgtCCGCGGCGTCGACCACAGCCTGCCGCTGCCCCCGCTCGTTGTCCGCGACGAGGACCAGGAGGCCgaggccgcctaccaggcggccattaaggagagcgaggaggaggagcggtggagggAGGCGGATGAGGCGGCTTTCCAGGCTGCCATggcggaggccatggccctctccgcggcgggcgactGCGTCGTGCCGTCGGTGACCCCGCCCAAAGCCAAGCCGGAGGAGCTGGCCTAcctcgagcgctactcctggaccgGAGTAGTGCGCCAGTGGGTCAGCTCCGCCGATCTGGCTCGGGACGACgaagaagcaggaggcggcctacCTCGACCACTGGCGCCGCGTTCGGCTGaccgaggagcgccgggagggcgAGCGCCTGCAGATGCTCGAGCGCGAGGCCGAAGAGGAGGCGTGCCAGGCCCAGGTAGCGGCGGCGCAGCCCGACATCGCCGCcctctggaacacggcgttcccctgggcGGGCCCTGCGCCGACGCTGATCGACCTCATCGGCCCCGACACagacgccgccgccgacgaggacgcctagggcagcgcgtcGTCTAGTTTTTAGTGTTTTTTTATGTTAATTAATGCAATGTGGACTTTCGacggccttcgtggccggcttttatatttaattaaatgcatgtatttatttttaaaatgcttTTAAACTTTTTTTTGGCGCGCCGACAAAATGGGTCGGACCAGCGTTGGGCGCTCGCGCCGACCCAAACACAGCGCCGGACGTTTGTGTCCaccgggccgacccaaacggacaaaaagcagaCAAAAgcgtcgtccgtttgggtcggcccattggagttgctctaaacgtAAGCATCTCGTCGACTCCGCCGCGTGCTCCGCCTTCGCTTTCTGTAGACGACGGCGCTTGGAATCCGTCGCCGATTCTGACGGGAGGGAATCGATGATTGCCTACTACTCCGCCTGCAAATTCGCATCTCAAGCGTCccccgcgtcctcctcctcctgcttcgcgtCATCAGCGTCCTTCACCctgctccgcgtcctcctcgtcATGCTTCGCGTCCTCAGCGTCCTCCTCcctgctccgcgtcctcctcctccctcctcggcAACCTCCTCCAAGTCCTCCTCTGGATCCACCTCGTCCGGAGGTAGCCCTACAACGATCTGGGTTTCGGGCCTTACCTGGATCTGCTCATGGAGCTGCAGTCGGCGCTCCGGCGTTAGATACGGGTAGCTCCTTACCCGGCGGCATGGAGGCATGGGTACTACTGGTGGCGGACAACGAGTAGGAAGTGGCAATGACGACGgacggggggcgggggggggggggggggggaatgtggATGGGTAGGGTTTCGGTGCCGGCGGTCGGCTTAAATAGCCGTGCTAGGGCACTACGCGGCCCGCCGGAGCGGCGCCACACGGCGATGAAGGAGACCAGCTTCGGACTGCCTGGTTTCGAAGTGTTTCATGTGAGACCCAACCATCagtccgggcgtttgaggcccATTTGAGACGTCCCGGGTTGTTTTTTGACCGGTCATTGACCAGGCCGTCCGACCGGCCGTATGAGAGAGGTTTGAGGTGCCCGGTTGTAGATGCTCCTATCGGACTTCACCTGGTCATCTTAGCAGATCAAAAACCTTTTCTGTTTTGTGCGCAAAAGAAAACTTTTCTGTTATTTTTTCCTGGTTCTGTAATTAGTGTACTCTGCTACGGGATTGCGTGCTCCTCCACTTCACTGCGgttgggcagaggaggaagatacCGTGGAGAAGATGGCACAGGAAAACGACGACCCTGCAGCGACCAGCGGATCTCGCTTGTGACCACGTCCACGTACGCACTAGTACGTGCGAATAATCCGCGACCACAGTCATCTGACGTCTGTCTAGCTAACCAGTACAAAATCCCCCCCGGTGACGGCAGCGAAGCGATCCTCCACAGCAGAGGCACgcggagccgtcgccgtcgccgtcgcctccccgTGTCGCTAGCCGGCCATGAAGTAAGTagaggagggagtagtatattacgCCAAGCCAAAGATTGCCTGCCTCCCCGGCCGCGCTCACCAGCACGACACCGGCCGCGCACGCAAACGCAAGCCAAGGCGGGAGCGCGCGCTTTTCTTGCGCCGTCGCGTCGATCGCGACTCACGGCGTCGAATGCTCGTGGCCGCGCTGAGGCACATGCTGCGCCGCGTCCTCGCCGGCCTCCGCGCGCTGCACCCGCGCACGCGCAGGCGCCGGCAaggcggcgctggggctggcgCTGCGGCCGGTGTCGGAGCGGCGACGGTGCCCAAGGCGCGCGTGACCGTGCGCCGGCTGGGCAGCAACGGCGGGAGCAGGAAGGCCGGTACCCTGCGCGGCGGTGCTGATGGGTCGGCGCCGGGCGAGGGACGGCAGCCGGTGACCATCCGCGTGGCGACGTTCAACGCGGCGCTGTTCTCCATGGCGCCCGCGGTGGCCGCAGTCCCTGAAGCGGGAGCGGAGCGCGAGGCCGCGCGCCGGAGcggcgccggcacgggcacgggcgcgcggCCGCGGCCCAAGGGGATCCTGAAGGCGCAGGCGAGCCTGCTGTCGCGGGCGCCGAGCAAGGCGCGCGTGTCCATCAACCTGCAGGACAACGAGATCTCCCTCGACCGGAGCGGCAAGCTCGGCAGCCCGAGGGC
This region of Triticum aestivum cultivar Chinese Spring chromosome 2D, IWGSC CS RefSeq v2.1, whole genome shotgun sequence genomic DNA includes:
- the LOC123051852 gene encoding uncharacterized protein isoform X4, whose amino-acid sequence is MDPATIARTSSSFSRISISEPQIYGPRTLRDEGVVRKEERDKLRWALLAKIESCYGRVKLLRGVFDAGFCFGLLYPISNIVAGVSIAGAMSVDDPDNEPVPAASFPKRRKTDVIGDMHQRSLNGLVAFLAALFPYLTEPKAMWYLNKEELDPLVAARLIIQHRGMEQSFGFKSDTTAAAVELALRCAAAAAQHPCPKQFASAWKLLSHFLGSVATVLSGPCVTFDRFQSAEIIDILLKKHQPSDFSLEKSWDLASCRLLKLSPDLFGEVMGFPERSTMRRMLLATIHGYYLQALARLPKEKLRSQYHHSLLQAGHCYGPLDPVSNIILNTIWYSQAYPLTKKVDLEAISTGGLFRIAVRSFYGLVSFLCTRCATHLSPDQAMQRLQASGADLRIADPNHLDDDNNDDAMVSASVEQAYAAAAAAAFHPKPRDQAELLRPSNPMLRMASHYLKDGGKLSVMDADHLAECLFYSISELEQTEHAETNIEAVNKLTYGRMDRLINDFWNEHAAVVGMVKSLIDVYSRQPGVPKYELHLICGVNKYVDGPVYTGPFTRIYHYSHINFLATKSAGAPPTLFFAECRNDGTQTQEMGWCCPVDVPSPGTGMRSFSLAT